The nucleotide sequence GTTAATATATTAGACCCGGTCGGGTATAGAATGGAAAATCCAATTGCATATTTTGTGAAGAATAAGCGGAAATCGTTAAAGTTGACGCAGATCGATTTGGCGGAGAAATCAGGCGTAGGTCTGCGCTTTATCCGGGATCTGGAGCAAGGAAAAGCCACCCTCCGGCTCGACAAGGTAAATCAGGTACTGGATATGTTCGGCTGCGAGGCTGGCCCCATCCGAAAAGAGGAAAATTATTATGGATAGGGCAGGAACAGTATACTACGGAAATATGCCAGCTGGTGTGATCAGTGAAGATGAAGAAGGTTTTACGTTTATATACAACGAAGAATATATGGACGCTCAACATCCTCCGGTGAGTCTGACGTTGCCGCTTCGTAACGAACCTTACCAGAGTCGCGTGATGTTTCCGTTTTTTGATGGCTTGATCCCCGAAGGTTGGCTATTGGATATCGCTGTACAAAGCTGGAAACTCAATCCCAGAGACCGCATGGGGTTGCTCCTCACAGTATGTCAGGATTGTTTGGGAGCGGTAAGCGTCAGAAGAATTGAAGTTCCCAAGCTATGATGAATAAATGCCTTTATTGTTATGAACC is from Salmonirosea aquatica and encodes:
- a CDS encoding helix-turn-helix transcriptional regulator, which translates into the protein MENPIAYFVKNKRKSLKLTQIDLAEKSGVGLRFIRDLEQGKATLRLDKVNQVLDMFGCEAGPIRKEENYYG
- a CDS encoding HipA N-terminal domain-containing protein, with protein sequence MDRAGTVYYGNMPAGVISEDEEGFTFIYNEEYMDAQHPPVSLTLPLRNEPYQSRVMFPFFDGLIPEGWLLDIAVQSWKLNPRDRMGLLLTVCQDCLGAVSVRRIEVPKL